Proteins encoded by one window of Pseudonocardia alni:
- a CDS encoding 5-formyltetrahydrofolate cyclo-ligase encodes MTARAEDRGGSSPDQGGRAADAKRSLRRTLLAARRGRPVADRLATTAALSAHLCALAAATPGPVACYLPIGTEPGGAGPGVPSLPDALVAAGHDVLAPVVPDAPGPLDWTVHRGPDDLAPGPLGVVEPTGPRLGPAALASAGLVVVPALAVDRRGRRLGRGGGFYDRTLALAAPGALLVVPLHDGELLDDVPAEDHDVAVGAAVLARDGVVHLSP; translated from the coding sequence GTGACGGCTCGCGCGGAGGACAGGGGTGGATCGTCGCCTGATCAGGGTGGGCGAGCCGCTGACGCCAAGCGGTCACTGCGGCGCACGCTGCTGGCGGCGCGTCGCGGGCGCCCGGTCGCCGACCGGCTGGCGACGACCGCCGCGCTGTCCGCGCACCTGTGCGCGCTCGCCGCCGCGACACCCGGCCCGGTGGCCTGCTACCTGCCGATCGGCACCGAACCCGGCGGTGCGGGACCGGGCGTGCCGTCGCTGCCCGACGCGCTGGTCGCCGCCGGTCATGATGTCCTCGCCCCGGTGGTCCCGGACGCGCCGGGCCCGCTGGACTGGACCGTCCACCGCGGCCCGGACGACCTGGCCCCCGGGCCGCTCGGGGTCGTCGAGCCGACCGGTCCCCGGCTCGGGCCCGCCGCGCTCGCGTCGGCCGGCCTGGTGGTGGTGCCCGCACTGGCCGTCGACCGGCGCGGGCGACGCCTGGGCCGCGGCGGCGGCTTCTACGACCGGACGCTCGCGCTCGCCGCGCCCGGCGCCCTGCTGGTCGTCCCGCTGCACGACGGCGAGCTGCTCGACGACGTCCCGGCCGAGGACCACGACGTCGCGGTGGGGGCCGCAGTCCTGGCTCGGGACGGGGTGGTGCATCTCTCGCCCTGA
- a CDS encoding MogA/MoaB family molybdenum cofactor biosynthesis protein has product MSGPQIGRALVVIVDDRVSAGERSDGTGPLVTELLEEAHFLVDGVVSAPGDVVAIRSALNTAVIGGVDLVVTVGGTGVSPRDVTPDATTGVLDRPVPGIAEAIRASGLAAGAVDAGVSRGVVGVSGSTLVVNLAASRAAVRDGMATLTPLVPHVISELSGLDD; this is encoded by the coding sequence ATGTCGGGTCCGCAGATCGGCCGTGCCCTCGTGGTGATCGTCGACGACCGGGTCAGTGCGGGTGAGCGGTCCGACGGCACCGGGCCGCTGGTCACCGAGCTGCTGGAGGAGGCCCACTTCCTCGTCGACGGCGTGGTCTCGGCCCCCGGCGACGTGGTGGCCATCCGCAGCGCGCTGAACACCGCCGTGATCGGCGGCGTCGACCTGGTGGTGACCGTCGGCGGCACGGGCGTGTCGCCCCGTGACGTCACCCCGGACGCCACCACCGGTGTCCTCGACCGGCCGGTGCCGGGGATCGCCGAGGCCATCCGCGCCTCCGGCCTCGCCGCCGGTGCGGTCGACGCCGGGGTGTCCCGTGGGGTCGTCGGCGTCTCGGGCAGCACGCTGGTGGTCAACCTGGCGGCGTCCCGCGCCGCCGTCCGCGACGGCATGGCGACGCTGACCCCGCTCGTCCCGCACGTCATCTCGGAGCTGTCCGGCCTCGACGACTGA
- a CDS encoding sensor histidine kinase — protein MLPPDEERAERWWRRGPAAEPDRERFTLRARIGVLAALVAAAMVLLVSAAAFLVVRQNLTSSLDETLRQRAYAAAQSDLIDPRLLAALPPDVLGAADLHIALVYSSGVATSADESSRPPLGEPEIEVAQGGPTQPGRTAELDGVPYRIVAVRAGDGRALVLAQRLDTMTRVVTRMGTALPIVGLGGVVLAALAGVAVARTGLRPVLRLTAATERVAKTGDLRPIPISGSDELARLTQSFNTMLGALAASREQQRRLVADAGHELRTPLTSLRTNLELLASADRPDTPDLPAQDRTELLDDVRAQVEELSHLVGDLVELARDDAPTMTSEALELTEIVDRALDRVKRRAGEVEFDVHRTPWILDGDASALERAVLNLLDNAVKWSPPGGTVRLSMVPISPEWLVIEVADAGEGIAAQDLPHVFDRFYRADTSRTMPGSGLGLSIVAQAAARHGGEVRAGRAPEGGALLSMALPGRYVAEPDSP, from the coding sequence CTGCTCCCGCCCGACGAGGAGCGGGCCGAGCGCTGGTGGCGCCGCGGGCCCGCGGCCGAGCCGGACCGTGAGCGGTTCACGCTGCGCGCCCGGATCGGGGTGCTCGCCGCACTCGTCGCCGCCGCGATGGTGCTGCTCGTGTCCGCCGCCGCGTTCCTCGTCGTGCGCCAGAACCTCACCAGCTCGCTGGACGAGACGCTGCGCCAGCGCGCCTACGCCGCGGCGCAGAGCGACCTGATCGACCCGCGGCTGCTCGCCGCGCTCCCGCCCGACGTGCTCGGCGCGGCCGACCTGCACATCGCGCTCGTCTACTCCTCGGGCGTGGCGACCTCGGCGGACGAGTCGTCGCGGCCGCCGCTGGGGGAGCCGGAGATCGAGGTCGCCCAGGGCGGGCCGACCCAGCCGGGCCGCACCGCCGAGCTCGACGGCGTGCCGTACCGGATCGTCGCGGTCCGGGCAGGGGACGGCCGCGCGCTGGTGCTGGCCCAGCGGCTCGACACGATGACCCGGGTGGTGACCCGGATGGGCACCGCGCTGCCGATCGTCGGGCTGGGTGGCGTCGTGCTGGCCGCGCTCGCCGGGGTCGCCGTCGCCCGGACCGGGCTGCGGCCGGTGCTGCGGCTGACCGCGGCGACCGAACGCGTGGCCAAGACCGGTGACCTGCGCCCGATCCCCATCTCCGGGTCCGACGAGCTCGCCCGGCTCACCCAGTCGTTCAACACGATGCTCGGCGCGCTGGCCGCGTCGCGGGAACAGCAGCGCCGGCTCGTCGCCGACGCCGGGCACGAGCTGCGCACCCCGCTGACCTCGCTGCGCACCAACCTGGAGCTGCTCGCCTCCGCCGACCGGCCGGACACCCCCGACCTGCCCGCCCAGGACCGCACCGAGCTGCTCGACGACGTCCGCGCCCAGGTCGAGGAGCTGTCCCACCTCGTCGGGGACCTCGTCGAGCTCGCCCGCGACGACGCCCCGACCATGACCAGCGAGGCACTGGAGCTCACCGAGATCGTCGACCGCGCCCTGGACCGGGTGAAGCGACGCGCGGGGGAGGTCGAGTTCGACGTCCACCGCACCCCGTGGATCCTCGACGGCGACGCCAGCGCCCTCGAACGGGCCGTGCTCAACCTGCTCGACAACGCCGTGAAGTGGAGCCCGCCCGGCGGCACGGTGCGGCTGTCGATGGTGCCGATCTCGCCGGAGTGGCTGGTCATCGAGGTGGCGGACGCGGGTGAGGGGATCGCCGCGCAAGACCTGCCGCACGTGTTCGACCGCTTCTACCGGGCCGACACCTCGCGGACCATGCCCGGCTCCGGGCTGGGGCTGTCGATCGTCGCGCAGGCGGCGGCACGGCACGGGGGAGAGGTGCGGGCCGGGCGCGCCCCGGAGGGCGGTGCGCTGCTCTCGATGGCCCTGCCGGGCCGGTACGTGGCGGAGCCGGACAGCCCATAG
- a CDS encoding trypsin-like peptidase domain-containing protein — MTQDNPPDEPTRTGAGTSGGASGDAAGREGGPAATAGPAGSSGDAAPEEDGPRSSSSGSSTDGSASDGVTDAPATGSPGAGDGAEAGPAGDTAATGAGGESATTPATADDDASTRSGTTDDDASTRSGTTAATTAAGASAATPADEDATPHHDHGPDTEAVSTQDPPTDRWAVPANPWARPGSTAADAPVAGSGGATPDAAAPDTSTDTTPVLADGARELPAHPDATGAAAPGEPAPPPWAVGAPPAPRRPPGRGRRSVVLLAAGLLIALVAGALGGLIGARLTGGSGGTAPSGSVEAVAEKVLPAVVQIRVDGGAGNVGDRGEGSGMIVGNDGLILTNNHVVAPAAQGGTLRVVLQDGRTAIGTIVGQDPQSDIALVRTDLPGLSAVELGDSDRVRVGQQVTAFGSPLGLGGSVTTGIVSAVDRAVGIPAESGAPGASDTVLNAIQTDAAINPGNSGGPLVDSDGRVVGINSAIATAGPGGGSIGVGFSIPINQARRIADQLRGGGKATHAVLGVTVGNDPQLRGAVIQEVTPDGAAAKAGLRLQEIVARLGDQRITTGTDLQAAVRSQPPGSVVQLEVVDAGGATRTVEVTLGEQ; from the coding sequence ATGACCCAGGACAACCCGCCCGACGAGCCGACCCGCACCGGAGCGGGGACGTCCGGTGGGGCCTCCGGGGACGCGGCCGGCCGCGAGGGCGGGCCCGCCGCCACCGCGGGACCGGCCGGGTCCTCCGGCGACGCCGCCCCGGAGGAGGACGGGCCGCGGTCGTCCTCGTCGGGGTCCTCCACCGACGGGTCCGCGTCGGACGGGGTCACCGACGCTCCGGCCACCGGCTCGCCGGGCGCCGGGGACGGCGCCGAGGCCGGCCCGGCCGGGGACACCGCCGCGACCGGCGCGGGCGGGGAGTCCGCGACGACGCCCGCGACCGCCGACGACGACGCGTCCACCCGGTCCGGCACGACCGACGACGACGCGTCCACCCGGTCCGGCACGACCGCCGCGACGACCGCGGCCGGAGCGTCGGCCGCCACCCCGGCGGACGAGGACGCCACCCCGCACCACGACCACGGCCCCGACACCGAGGCCGTCTCCACCCAGGATCCGCCCACCGACCGCTGGGCCGTGCCCGCCAACCCGTGGGCCCGCCCCGGCTCCACCGCCGCAGACGCGCCCGTCGCGGGCTCCGGCGGTGCCACGCCCGACGCGGCCGCCCCGGACACCTCGACCGACACGACGCCGGTGCTGGCGGACGGGGCCCGGGAGCTCCCGGCGCACCCGGACGCGACCGGCGCGGCCGCCCCCGGCGAGCCTGCCCCGCCCCCGTGGGCGGTCGGTGCGCCGCCCGCACCGCGGCGCCCGCCCGGCCGCGGCCGCCGGAGTGTCGTCCTGCTCGCGGCCGGGCTGCTCATCGCGCTGGTCGCGGGTGCCCTCGGCGGCCTGATCGGTGCGCGCCTCACAGGCGGGTCGGGAGGCACGGCGCCGTCCGGCTCGGTCGAGGCCGTCGCCGAGAAGGTACTGCCCGCCGTCGTGCAGATCCGCGTCGACGGCGGCGCGGGCAACGTCGGTGACCGCGGCGAGGGCTCCGGCATGATCGTCGGCAACGACGGCCTGATCCTCACCAACAACCACGTCGTCGCCCCGGCGGCCCAGGGCGGCACGCTGCGCGTGGTCCTGCAGGACGGCCGGACCGCCATCGGGACGATCGTCGGGCAGGACCCGCAGTCCGACATCGCGCTCGTGCGCACGGACCTGCCGGGCCTGAGCGCGGTCGAGCTCGGCGACTCCGACCGCGTCCGGGTCGGTCAGCAGGTCACCGCGTTCGGGTCGCCGCTCGGGCTCGGCGGGTCGGTCACCACCGGGATCGTCTCGGCCGTCGACCGGGCCGTCGGCATCCCCGCCGAGTCGGGCGCGCCCGGGGCGAGCGACACCGTGCTGAACGCGATCCAGACCGACGCCGCGATCAACCCCGGCAACTCCGGGGGCCCGCTGGTGGACTCCGACGGCCGGGTCGTCGGCATCAACTCCGCCATCGCGACGGCCGGGCCGGGCGGCGGCTCGATCGGCGTCGGCTTCTCCATCCCGATCAACCAGGCCCGCCGGATCGCCGACCAGCTGCGCGGCGGCGGCAAGGCCACGCACGCCGTGCTCGGCGTGACCGTCGGCAACGACCCGCAGCTGCGCGGCGCGGTGATCCAGGAGGTCACCCCGGACGGCGCGGCCGCGAAGGCCGGGCTGCGCCTGCAGGAGATCGTCGCCCGGCTCGGCGACCAGCGGATCACCACCGGCACCGATCTGCAGGCCGCGGTGCGGTCGCAGCCGCCGGGCAGCGTCGTCCAGCTGGAGGTCGTCGACGCCGGCGGGGCGACCCGGACCGTCGAGGTGACACTGGGCGAGCAGTGA
- a CDS encoding UTP--glucose-1-phosphate uridylyltransferase, whose amino-acid sequence MSVQTSSGTGAFRTAVVPAAGLGTRFLPTTKAVPKELLPVVDTPGIELVAAEAAEAGAQRLLIVTSPGKDSVAAYFRTDDELVKTLESRGKGELADKVRRAPGLLEVDSVYQYEPKGLGHAVAQAGPALADDEQAVAVLLPDDLVLPTGVLARMAQVREEHGGSVLCAFDVPREQISAYGVFEVSDTGDDDVKQVHGMVEKPAPDEAPSTFAAAGRYLLDRAIFDALDRITPGAGGELQLTDAVALLISEGHPVHVVVHRGGRHDLGNPAGYARAYVDFMLQHPEYGEDLRTWLNERLKD is encoded by the coding sequence ATGAGCGTGCAGACGTCCAGCGGCACCGGGGCCTTCCGCACCGCCGTCGTCCCGGCGGCGGGTCTGGGCACCCGGTTCCTGCCGACGACCAAGGCCGTGCCGAAGGAGCTGCTCCCCGTCGTCGACACGCCCGGGATCGAGCTGGTCGCCGCGGAGGCCGCCGAGGCCGGCGCACAGCGGCTGCTGATCGTGACCTCCCCCGGCAAGGACTCGGTCGCGGCCTACTTCCGCACCGACGACGAGCTGGTGAAGACCCTGGAGAGCCGCGGCAAGGGCGAGCTGGCCGACAAGGTCCGCCGCGCTCCCGGCCTGCTCGAGGTCGACTCGGTGTACCAGTACGAGCCCAAGGGCCTCGGCCACGCCGTCGCCCAGGCCGGCCCGGCACTGGCCGACGACGAGCAGGCCGTCGCCGTCCTGCTGCCCGACGACCTGGTCCTCCCGACCGGGGTCCTCGCCCGCATGGCGCAGGTCCGCGAGGAGCACGGCGGCAGCGTCCTCTGCGCCTTCGACGTGCCGCGCGAGCAGATCTCGGCCTACGGCGTCTTCGAGGTCTCCGACACCGGCGACGACGACGTCAAGCAGGTCCACGGGATGGTCGAGAAGCCCGCCCCGGACGAGGCTCCGTCGACCTTCGCCGCGGCCGGTCGCTACCTGCTCGACCGTGCGATCTTCGACGCGCTGGACCGGATCACCCCCGGCGCGGGCGGTGAGCTGCAGCTGACCGACGCCGTCGCGCTGCTGATCTCCGAGGGGCACCCGGTACACGTCGTCGTGCACCGCGGCGGCCGCCACGACCTGGGCAACCCCGCCGGGTACGCGCGGGCCTACGTCGACTTCATGCTGCAGCACCCGGAGTACGGCGAGGACCTGCGGACCTGGCTGAACGAGCGACTGAAGGACTGA
- a CDS encoding SAF domain-containing protein, protein MAEQTQRADRPWDRLLRRPSWSRALLARRVLAATLAVAAVVVALLPAAGDERVPVLVAARDLAPGTALGPADVVVASWPPALAPAGALTAPDAVAGRLLAGPVTAGEPIGELRLVGSALAVVTGGPGASAVPLRPADPAVAALLSPGSRVDVVAGDPDGARVLAARAGVVAVLPPAPGAAGARADPGPLVLVALPEAEATAVAAATLAGEVTVTLR, encoded by the coding sequence ATGGCGGAGCAGACACAGCGGGCGGACCGCCCGTGGGACCGGCTGCTGCGGCGGCCCTCCTGGTCACGGGCGTTGCTGGCCCGCCGGGTGCTGGCCGCCACCCTCGCGGTCGCGGCCGTGGTCGTGGCACTGCTCCCCGCCGCGGGTGACGAGCGGGTCCCGGTACTGGTCGCGGCCCGTGACCTCGCCCCCGGCACGGCACTGGGCCCGGCCGACGTCGTCGTGGCCTCCTGGCCGCCCGCCCTCGCCCCCGCCGGTGCCCTGACCGCGCCCGACGCCGTGGCCGGGCGGCTGCTCGCCGGACCGGTGACCGCGGGCGAGCCGATCGGCGAGCTGCGGCTGGTCGGATCCGCGCTCGCCGTCGTCACCGGTGGGCCGGGCGCCTCGGCGGTGCCGCTGCGCCCGGCCGATCCGGCGGTGGCCGCGCTGCTGTCCCCCGGTTCCCGGGTGGACGTCGTGGCGGGCGACCCGGACGGCGCCCGCGTGCTGGCCGCGCGGGCCGGGGTGGTGGCGGTGCTGCCACCCGCCCCCGGGGCCGCCGGGGCGCGGGCGGACCCGGGACCGCTGGTGCTGGTCGCGCTGCCCGAGGCGGAGGCGACCGCGGTGGCCGCCGCGACGCTGGCCGGCGAGGTCACGGTCACCCTGCGCTGA
- a CDS encoding NAD(P)-dependent oxidoreductase, with amino-acid sequence MALLGTGIMGAGMGHNILAAGLDLRVWNRTAAKAQALADAGAALHTDPADAVRGADVVVTMLGDADDVTAVLEQAAGGLAPGQVWLQTTTVGVEPFDGLRAIAGRHGLTLLDAPVLGTRAPAESGQLVVFVAGDPAARPVVDPVLDAVGRQTVWVAEDNTTAQASRLKLVANSWVLAITAATGESVALAQGLGVDPQAFLDAVAGGPLDLPYLQNKAKAILDDDFTPSFTVDNAAKDAGLIVAAAEASGTRLDVAPAVRDRLRRASERGHGGDDMAAAYKAS; translated from the coding sequence GTGGCACTGCTGGGAACCGGGATCATGGGCGCCGGGATGGGGCACAACATCCTCGCGGCCGGGCTGGACCTGCGGGTCTGGAACCGGACCGCGGCGAAGGCGCAGGCGCTCGCGGACGCGGGCGCGGCCCTGCACACCGACCCGGCCGACGCCGTGCGCGGCGCCGACGTGGTCGTGACAATGCTGGGGGACGCCGACGACGTCACCGCCGTCCTGGAGCAGGCCGCCGGCGGTCTCGCGCCGGGCCAGGTGTGGCTGCAGACGACCACCGTCGGCGTCGAGCCGTTCGACGGGCTCCGCGCGATCGCCGGACGCCACGGCCTGACCCTGCTCGACGCGCCGGTGCTCGGCACCCGCGCGCCCGCCGAGTCCGGGCAGCTCGTCGTGTTCGTCGCCGGCGACCCCGCGGCGCGTCCGGTCGTCGACCCGGTGCTCGACGCCGTCGGCAGGCAGACGGTCTGGGTCGCCGAGGACAACACGACCGCCCAGGCGAGCCGGCTCAAGCTCGTCGCCAACAGCTGGGTGCTGGCGATCACCGCGGCGACGGGGGAGTCGGTCGCGCTGGCCCAGGGACTCGGGGTGGACCCGCAGGCCTTCCTCGACGCCGTCGCCGGCGGTCCGCTGGACCTGCCCTACCTGCAGAACAAGGCGAAGGCGATCCTCGACGACGACTTCACGCCCAGCTTCACCGTCGACAACGCGGCCAAGGACGCGGGCCTGATCGTCGCCGCGGCGGAGGCCTCGGGCACCCGGCTCGACGTCGCGCCCGCGGTGCGGGACCGGCTGCGGCGGGCGTCGGAGCGCGGGCACGGCGGCGACGACATGGCCGCCGCCTACAAGGCGTCCTGA
- a CDS encoding antitoxin has product MGFLDKAREAAENAIEKAKPHLDKAMEQAGPHLDKAKEKAGPLVEKAAEKVDQATGGKYSEQIGGVKGKVEGALGHTGPAAPGAGTHGDAVPPVPPAPPGGDALAPQGNPAASQQPPAVPPVPPERKDDGGVPPVPPAN; this is encoded by the coding sequence ATGGGGTTCCTGGACAAGGCACGCGAGGCGGCCGAGAACGCGATCGAGAAGGCGAAGCCGCACCTGGACAAGGCGATGGAGCAGGCCGGCCCGCACCTGGACAAGGCCAAGGAGAAGGCAGGGCCGCTCGTCGAGAAGGCCGCCGAGAAGGTCGACCAGGCCACCGGGGGCAAGTACTCCGAGCAGATCGGCGGGGTGAAGGGCAAGGTCGAGGGTGCACTCGGGCACACCGGCCCGGCCGCTCCGGGCGCCGGCACGCACGGCGACGCCGTCCCGCCGGTGCCGCCCGCCCCGCCCGGGGGCGACGCATTGGCGCCGCAGGGCAACCCGGCCGCGTCGCAGCAGCCCCCGGCCGTCCCGCCGGTGCCGCCGGAGCGCAAGGACGACGGCGGCGTCCCGCCGGTGCCCCCGGCGAACTGA
- a CDS encoding response regulator transcription factor, which translates to MRILVVDDDKAVRDSLRRSLAFNGYQVDLAEDGQVALDKMLTDRPDALVLDVMMPRVDGLEVCRRLRSAGDALPILVLTARDAVSDRVAGLDAGADDYLPKPFALEELLARLRALLRRRTPDADDDAGTSPALTFGDLSLDPDTREVSRGGRPISLTRTEFSLLELLLAHPRRVLTRAQILEQVWGYDFPTSGNALEVYVGYLRRKTEAEGEPRLIHTVRGVGYVLRDTPP; encoded by the coding sequence ATGCGCATTCTGGTGGTCGACGACGACAAGGCGGTCCGTGACTCGCTGCGTCGTTCGCTGGCCTTCAACGGCTACCAGGTCGACCTCGCCGAGGACGGCCAGGTCGCGCTGGACAAGATGCTCACCGACCGGCCCGACGCGCTCGTCCTGGACGTGATGATGCCGCGCGTCGACGGGCTGGAGGTGTGCCGGCGGCTGCGCAGCGCCGGTGACGCGCTCCCGATCCTCGTGCTCACCGCCCGCGACGCGGTGTCGGACCGGGTCGCCGGGCTCGACGCCGGCGCCGACGACTACCTGCCCAAGCCGTTCGCGCTGGAGGAGCTGCTCGCCCGGCTGCGCGCGCTGCTGCGCCGCCGCACCCCCGACGCCGACGACGACGCGGGCACCAGCCCCGCGCTCACCTTCGGCGACCTGTCGCTGGACCCCGACACCCGCGAGGTGTCCCGGGGCGGACGGCCGATCAGCCTCACCCGCACCGAGTTCTCCCTGCTGGAGCTGCTGCTCGCGCACCCGCGCCGGGTCCTGACCCGCGCCCAGATCCTCGAGCAGGTGTGGGGCTACGACTTCCCGACCAGCGGCAACGCCCTGGAGGTCTACGTCGGCTACCTGCGCCGCAAGACCGAGGCCGAGGGCGAGCCCCGGCTGATCCACACCGTGCGCGGTGTCGGCTACGTTCTGCGGGACACCCCGCCGTGA
- a CDS encoding FmdB family zinc ribbon protein — protein sequence MPTYQYACTACDHRFEAVQSFSDDALSTCPNCGGKLRKVFSSVGIVFKGSGFYRTDSRSGSVSSGSGASSESAKSDSSSSSSSSSDSSSSSSSSSSSDSSSSSSSSSSAGASSSKAAAS from the coding sequence GTGCCGACCTACCAGTACGCATGCACCGCGTGTGACCACCGCTTCGAGGCGGTGCAGTCGTTCTCCGACGACGCCCTCAGCACCTGCCCGAACTGCGGCGGGAAGCTGCGCAAGGTCTTCTCCTCGGTGGGCATCGTGTTCAAGGGCAGCGGCTTCTACCGCACCGACTCCCGCTCGGGCTCGGTGAGCAGCGGGTCCGGGGCCTCGTCCGAGTCGGCGAAGTCCGACAGCTCATCGTCGAGCTCGTCGTCCTCGGACTCCTCGTCCTCGTCGAGCTCCTCGTCCTCCTCGGACTCCTCGTCGTCGAGCTCCTCGTCGAGCTCGGCCGGCGCGTCGTCCTCGAAGGCCGCCGCTTCCTGA